In Candidatus Bathyarchaeia archaeon, the following are encoded in one genomic region:
- the twy1 gene encoding 4-demethylwyosine synthase TYW1, whose amino-acid sequence METLVPSALIQAMKKQKYHFVGRHSAVKRCRWLYETLVHDRPCYKQKFYGIKTHQCIQMTPAAFFCTQQCLFCWRAQTDDLQITWNEMKLPPGDLPEEIVDGSIKAQLKILSGYKGNPKANKRKFREALTPRHAAISLTGEPTLYNNIGELIRAFHRRGFTTFLVSNGTVPSALAKLSEEPTQLYISVCAPDEESFKNVCRPQIPKAWEKVNETLALLPSFKCPTVIRITSVRGLNMKNIEGYAKLVAKANPTYIEPKAYMHVGFSRLRLGYEHMPSLAEIMDFGKQLAAETGYLIIDKSAESRVVLLSRIKKPIRFSDG is encoded by the coding sequence TTGGAAACTTTAGTTCCCTCAGCACTCATACAAGCTATGAAAAAACAGAAATACCACTTTGTCGGTCGCCACTCAGCCGTCAAAAGATGCAGATGGCTTTACGAAACACTAGTTCACGATAGGCCATGTTATAAACAGAAATTCTACGGCATAAAAACACATCAGTGCATACAAATGACGCCAGCAGCGTTTTTCTGCACTCAGCAATGTCTCTTTTGTTGGAGAGCCCAAACTGACGATTTGCAAATTACATGGAACGAAATGAAGCTACCGCCAGGGGATTTACCAGAAGAAATTGTTGACGGAAGCATCAAGGCGCAACTTAAAATTTTAAGCGGATACAAAGGCAATCCAAAAGCTAACAAACGCAAATTCAGGGAAGCCCTAACTCCAAGACACGCCGCGATAAGCTTGACTGGAGAGCCTACACTCTACAACAACATCGGAGAACTAATTAGGGCTTTTCACAGGAGAGGGTTCACTACTTTTCTCGTTTCTAATGGAACCGTGCCCTCAGCGTTGGCAAAATTAAGTGAAGAGCCAACACAGCTTTACATTTCTGTTTGCGCTCCGGATGAAGAATCATTCAAGAATGTTTGCCGTCCACAGATTCCCAAAGCATGGGAAAAAGTGAATGAGACATTAGCGCTTTTGCCTAGTTTTAAATGTCCCACTGTAATTCGGATAACGTCGGTGCGTGGTTTAAACATGAAAAACATTGAAGGTTACGCTAAACTTGTTGCGAAAGCTAATCCAACCTATATTGAACCGAAAGCTTACATGCATGTGGGATTTTCTAGGCTTCGGTTAGGCTATGAACATATGCCAAGTTTAGCGGAAATAATGGATTTTGGAAAACAATTAGCAGCA